One Vicinamibacterales bacterium genomic window, CGACTACGTCGAGCAGCACGCCGCCGGCTACGATTTCGTGCTCCTCTTCAGCGCGCGCTATCACCACGCCTGGCACCTGGCGCGCCGTATCCCGGCCAAGGCGGTGATCGTGCCGACCGCCGAGCGGGATCCAACGGTCGCGCTCTCGATCTTCGGCCCCGTTTTCCGCGGCGTGCGCGCGTTGATGTACAACTCGCCCGAGGAACGGGCGATGATCAACGCCGTTTCGAACAACGCCGCCGTGCCGGGCGTGGTCGTCGGGGTCGGCTCCGACGTGCCGGAACGGACCGACGCCGCGCGCTTCCGCCGCGCCTACCGCCTGAACCGCCCCTTCGCGATCTACATCGGCCGCATCGACGAGAACAAGGGGTGCACGGAGCTCTTCTCGCACTTTCAGCGCTACGCCGCGACCTTCCCGCGCGGCCTGGATCTCGTGCTGATCGGCAGCGCGATTCTCGACGTGCCGCGGCACCCGCGGATCCACCATCTCGGGTTTCTCGACGATCGAGACAAGTTCGACGCGCTGGCCGCGTCCGATCTGCTGATCATGCCCTCGTACTTCGAAAGCCTGTCGATGGTCGCGCTCGAAGCGTGGGCGCTCGGCAAGCCGGTGCTCGCCAACGGCCGCTGCGACGTGCTCAAAGGGCAGTGCATCCGCAGCAACGCCGGCCTCTACTACGAGAGCTACGAGGAATTCGTCGAGGCCCTCTACTCGCTCGAGTCGAACGGACCGCTGAACGCGCGCCTCGGGCAGAACGGCCGTGAGTTCTTCCGCTCTCACTACGCATGGCCGATCATCGAGCGGAAATACCTGGAGATGTTCGAGCGGCTGCAGCGGGACGCGGGCCGCGCCGCGATGGAGCCCGTTCCGGGATTCTTCTCGCGCCGCCGTCGGGAGATTCCGCCTGCCCGGGACCTGCTCCGTGAGATCCCGGCCGGACCCGCACTCGAGGCATCGCTGCCGTCGGAGAGCGGGCGTCGCACATCGGACTCGAGGCGGTCGGCGTGAGCCCGTGCGTCCATCAGGTGCTCGCCACGCTCGGCTACGGCGACGCCATCGGCCACGAGGTGCTCGGCATCCAGCGCGTGCTGCGCGGCGCCGGCTACTCGTCGGAGATTTTCGTCGAGACAGCCGACCGCCGCCTCGAGGAGCTGACCACCGACTATCGCGAGATGGTCGGCCGCGTGTCGGCCGACGACGTGCTGATCCATCACTTCTCGATTGGCTCGCGCGCCTCGCGAACCGCCTACGCGCTGCCAGGTCGGATGGCGCTCGTCTACCACAACATCACCCCGCCCGAGTACTTCCTCGGCGTGCACAAGGACCTGGTGAAGCTGTGCTTCCGCGGCCGGCGCGAGCTGACCGCCTACGTGTCGCGCTGCGAGCTGGCGCTCGGCGACTCCGAGTACAACCGCCAGGAGCTCGAAGCGCTCGGCTTCGCCCGAACCGGCGTGCTGCCGGTGGTGCCGGGGTTCGCGCACCTCGAGCGCCCCCCGAACACCATGACCGC contains:
- a CDS encoding glycosyltransferase — translated: DYVEQHAAGYDFVLLFSARYHHAWHLARRIPAKAVIVPTAERDPTVALSIFGPVFRGVRALMYNSPEERAMINAVSNNAAVPGVVVGVGSDVPERTDAARFRRAYRLNRPFAIYIGRIDENKGCTELFSHFQRYAATFPRGLDLVLIGSAILDVPRHPRIHHLGFLDDRDKFDALAASDLLIMPSYFESLSMVALEAWALGKPVLANGRCDVLKGQCIRSNAGLYYESYEEFVEALYSLESNGPLNARLGQNGREFFRSHYAWPIIERKYLEMFERLQRDAGRAAMEPVPGFFSRRRREIPPARDLLREIPAGPALEASLPSESGRRTSDSRRSA